A single Curtobacterium sp. MCJR17_020 DNA region contains:
- a CDS encoding cysteine hydrolase gives MTTTAVLVVDMQNDTVHAEGAFAETGAAAHAASQNVIENVRRITEAARTSGSTVFHNRIVVYPGELGGSNAPIFRMLGPESFKLGSWGAQIVDELTPVDGDIVLDRNRMSVFNGTGIDFMLRNLGVDHVVVVGAWTNMAVEHSVRDAADHGYAVTIVSDATSSLSEDWQHAALNFALQNIATVTTTDEVVADLAV, from the coding sequence GTGACCACCACAGCAGTCCTCGTCGTCGACATGCAGAACGACACCGTCCACGCAGAAGGAGCCTTCGCCGAGACCGGCGCAGCTGCACACGCGGCGTCGCAGAACGTCATCGAGAACGTCCGTCGCATCACTGAGGCCGCCCGGACCTCCGGATCGACGGTCTTCCACAACCGGATCGTCGTGTACCCCGGCGAACTCGGCGGGTCGAACGCGCCGATCTTCCGCATGCTGGGCCCGGAGTCCTTCAAGCTCGGAAGCTGGGGCGCGCAGATCGTCGACGAGTTGACCCCGGTCGACGGAGACATCGTTCTCGACCGCAACCGGATGAGCGTCTTCAACGGCACGGGTATCGACTTCATGCTCCGCAACCTCGGCGTCGACCACGTCGTCGTCGTCGGCGCGTGGACGAACATGGCCGTCGAGCACAGTGTGCGTGACGCTGCGGATCACGGCTACGCCGTGACCATCGTCTCCGACGCGACCTCCAGCCTGAGCGAGGACTGGCAGCACGCAGCACTGAACTTCGCGCTGCAGAACATCGCGACGGTGACGACCACCGACGAGGTCGTCGCGGACCTCGCCGTCTGA
- a CDS encoding glycoside hydrolase family 3 protein: MTDTMSDRADAAVPEMPETGEIDRLRAALTTGADYWTTPEALGVRSLRLADGPHGLRVQDDENPDHLGLERSAPATCFPPAVTLASSWDPELVEQVGAALGREARGAGVDIVLGPGLNIKRSPLCGRNFEYMSEDPLLAGVMAGAMVNGLQGVGVAACLKHFAANNQETDRLRVSAEIDERTLREIYLRAFQIAVVESTPWSVMSAYNRINGVFASENRWLLTDVLRQEWGFDGVVVSDWGAVHDPVAAVAAGLDLRMPGRPEDPRVAEALADGALDGATVDASIQRLRLLADRTRSDGRDVPAPDLAAHHELTRRAGAESAVLLTNDGVLPVALRAGLRVAVLGELARAPRYQGAGSSRVNPTRVVTAVEELTRRAHAAEALVEFVPGYSLERGATTEEDLDAAVAAAQRADVVLLFLGLPGEYEAEGRDRTDIDLPADQLELLERLRDVDTPVVASLSNGSAVTTAGWRGAVNAIVEFWLTGQANGETIADVLLGDANPGGKLAETIPVRLEDTPSFSDFPGEHGTVRYSEGVHVGYRWYATRDVAVDHAFGHGLSYTEFAYEDLRVDVRDEADDTAFEVVVRLRNVGGRAGSEVVQVYVTDETGDVTVPALELRGWSKVRLDVGETKDVRVPVRRETLRHWHTGVGAWVFGGGPLVVHVGGSSAALALDRRVLVPGTPVVVPLTPESTFAEWLDHPEAGPRLTALIDERGGLGGRIGDLYADEAGRDSAVGFPLATIVEFPGVPLVAADVDRLLREIG, translated from the coding sequence ATGACCGACACCATGTCCGACCGTGCTGACGCAGCCGTTCCCGAAATGCCCGAGACGGGTGAGATCGACCGTCTCCGTGCCGCGCTGACGACCGGCGCCGACTACTGGACGACACCGGAGGCCCTCGGCGTCCGGAGCCTGCGGCTCGCCGACGGACCGCACGGACTCCGAGTCCAGGACGACGAGAACCCCGATCACCTGGGACTCGAACGGTCCGCTCCGGCGACCTGCTTCCCGCCGGCCGTCACCCTCGCGTCGTCGTGGGACCCCGAACTCGTCGAACAGGTGGGCGCAGCGCTCGGGCGCGAAGCCCGGGGCGCCGGTGTCGACATCGTCCTCGGACCGGGCCTGAACATCAAGCGCAGCCCGCTGTGCGGGCGCAACTTCGAGTACATGTCGGAGGACCCACTGCTCGCCGGCGTGATGGCCGGAGCGATGGTGAACGGACTGCAGGGCGTCGGCGTCGCCGCGTGCCTGAAGCACTTCGCGGCGAACAACCAGGAGACCGATCGACTCCGTGTGAGCGCCGAGATCGACGAGCGGACACTGCGCGAGATCTACCTCAGAGCGTTCCAGATCGCGGTCGTCGAGTCGACACCGTGGTCGGTGATGTCGGCGTACAACCGGATCAACGGCGTGTTCGCGTCCGAGAACCGCTGGCTGCTCACGGACGTCCTCCGGCAGGAGTGGGGGTTCGACGGCGTCGTCGTGTCCGACTGGGGCGCGGTGCACGACCCGGTCGCAGCCGTCGCCGCGGGGCTGGACCTCCGCATGCCCGGTCGGCCGGAGGACCCACGGGTCGCGGAGGCGCTCGCGGACGGTGCCCTGGACGGAGCCACTGTCGACGCTTCGATCCAACGCCTGCGGCTCCTGGCGGACCGAACACGGAGCGACGGTCGCGACGTTCCGGCGCCCGATCTGGCCGCACACCACGAGCTGACCCGTCGCGCCGGAGCCGAGTCGGCCGTGCTCCTGACGAACGACGGCGTGCTGCCGGTGGCGCTCCGCGCGGGGTTGCGCGTCGCCGTCCTCGGGGAGCTCGCGCGTGCTCCGCGGTACCAGGGAGCCGGCAGCTCACGGGTGAACCCGACCCGCGTCGTGACCGCGGTCGAGGAGCTCACGCGTCGCGCACACGCCGCGGAAGCCCTCGTCGAGTTCGTCCCGGGCTACTCGCTCGAGCGCGGCGCGACCACCGAGGAGGACCTCGACGCGGCCGTTGCCGCGGCACAGCGGGCGGACGTCGTCCTGCTCTTCCTCGGGCTCCCGGGCGAGTACGAGGCCGAGGGGCGAGACCGCACGGACATCGACCTCCCCGCCGACCAGCTCGAGCTTCTCGAACGCCTCCGAGACGTCGACACGCCCGTCGTGGCATCCCTGTCGAACGGATCGGCCGTGACGACAGCTGGATGGCGAGGAGCAGTCAACGCGATCGTCGAGTTCTGGCTGACGGGACAAGCGAACGGCGAGACGATCGCCGATGTGCTGCTCGGCGACGCGAACCCCGGTGGCAAGTTGGCGGAGACCATCCCCGTCCGGCTGGAGGACACCCCCTCGTTCTCGGACTTCCCTGGAGAGCACGGGACGGTGCGCTACTCCGAGGGGGTGCACGTCGGGTACCGCTGGTACGCGACCCGCGACGTGGCGGTGGACCACGCGTTCGGGCACGGACTCTCCTACACGGAGTTCGCCTACGAAGACCTGCGGGTGGACGTCCGGGACGAAGCGGACGACACGGCGTTCGAGGTCGTCGTCCGTCTGCGCAACGTGGGCGGACGAGCGGGGAGCGAGGTCGTGCAGGTCTACGTCACCGACGAGACCGGCGATGTGACCGTGCCCGCGCTCGAGCTGCGCGGCTGGTCGAAGGTGCGGCTCGACGTCGGTGAGACGAAGGACGTCCGTGTCCCGGTCCGGCGTGAGACGCTGCGGCACTGGCACACCGGTGTCGGCGCATGGGTGTTCGGTGGTGGGCCGCTCGTGGTGCACGTCGGGGGTTCCTCGGCAGCGCTCGCGCTGGATCGTCGGGTCCTCGTCCCGGGGACCCCGGTGGTCGTGCCGCTCACCCCGGAGTCCACCTTCGCGGAGTGGCTCGACCACCCGGAAGCCGGGCCCCGCCTGACGGCGTTGATCGACGAGCGCGGTGGGCTCGGTGGACGGATCGGCGACCTGTACGCCGACGAGGCCGGCCGCGACTCGGCAGTCGGGTTCCCGCTCGCGACCATCGTCGAGTTCCCCGGGGTCCCGCTCGTTGCCGCCGACGTCGACCGCCTCCTCCGGGAGATCGGTTGA
- a CDS encoding AEC family transporter — protein sequence MNLANAASVATGYGSVAVVLVLGYAIRRGNVVPASSEAVLNRLTLAVTTPALYFTILVRADPDTLVSSFTLASLLPLVCGALLTTAALAVRGRRRFADVAVLAGTSIYTNVGNIGVPIATAVLGSATFIAPMILIQVLVVSPALLIVLETTRDRGAPLRSVLRRPFRNPIIVSAVVGVAVLLARVPVPDPVLRPVDLVGQAAIPIMLIAFGMSLAGRRSVEEPSGSGRARATADVVVPTVVKVLVVPALTLGTGLLFGLSGTPLLALVVIAALPTAQNIYAIAADFGVGARTVRRIVLVSTGVSFPVALAAATFLG from the coding sequence GTGAACCTCGCCAACGCGGCGTCGGTCGCCACCGGGTACGGCTCGGTCGCGGTGGTGCTCGTCCTCGGCTACGCGATCCGCCGGGGGAACGTCGTGCCGGCCTCCTCCGAGGCTGTCCTCAACCGCCTGACACTCGCCGTCACCACTCCCGCGCTGTACTTCACGATCCTGGTGCGGGCAGACCCTGACACCCTGGTGTCGTCGTTCACGCTCGCTTCGCTGCTGCCCCTGGTCTGCGGCGCGCTCCTCACGACTGCTGCGCTCGCCGTCCGCGGCCGGCGGCGGTTCGCCGACGTCGCGGTGCTCGCCGGGACGAGCATCTACACAAACGTGGGCAACATCGGAGTACCGATCGCCACGGCCGTCCTCGGGTCGGCGACGTTCATCGCACCGATGATCCTCATCCAGGTCCTGGTCGTCTCACCGGCCCTGCTCATCGTCCTCGAGACGACGAGGGACCGCGGTGCCCCGTTACGATCGGTGCTCCGACGACCCTTCCGGAACCCGATCATCGTTTCAGCGGTCGTCGGGGTCGCGGTCCTCCTCGCCCGTGTGCCCGTGCCCGACCCGGTCCTGCGGCCCGTCGACCTCGTCGGGCAGGCCGCCATCCCGATCATGTTGATCGCGTTCGGCATGTCCCTCGCCGGGCGGCGGTCGGTCGAGGAGCCGTCCGGGAGCGGACGAGCACGGGCGACGGCCGACGTCGTCGTGCCCACCGTCGTGAAGGTGCTCGTCGTGCCTGCGCTGACACTCGGCACGGGTCTCCTGTTCGGCCTCTCGGGAACCCCGCTCCTCGCTCTGGTGGTCATCGCGGCGCTCCCGACCGCGCAGAACATCTACGCCATCGCAGCGGACTTCGGGGTCGGAGCCCGCACCGTTCGACGGATCGTGCTCGTCAGCACCGGGGTTTCCTTCCCGGTTGCACTCGCAGCAGCGACGTTCCTCGGCTGA
- the add gene encoding adenosine deaminase: MNRSDTRTVDRKDLRRLPKAHLHVHLEAVPRATTARDLLAAAGLPDLELPYRGGFAGFAAAYTALAAVLADPAAMRRVIGEAAEDAFDEGVVALELAVSPQFAVDAGHTVEEVLAVMTEAALDSSRDTGVSVRLMVTVDRTRSPEEAECLVRAAVAHAGRGVVSLGLANDEVGHPATPFARAFALGRAAGLRVAPHAGELVGPDAVREAIDVLGADRVQHGVRAVEDPVLVERLAREGVQLDVCPTSNVALGVVSTLSVHPLRALLSAGVPCSINADDPLLFGTTVLGEYELARRDLGLSDDELATCARTSIRAASMPDALRGAALDAIDTWVRA, translated from the coding sequence ATGAACCGTTCTGATACAAGAACCGTTGACCGCAAGGACCTCAGGCGGCTCCCGAAAGCGCACCTGCACGTCCATCTGGAGGCGGTGCCCCGAGCAACGACCGCGCGGGATCTGCTCGCAGCAGCGGGCCTGCCGGACCTCGAGTTGCCGTACCGCGGCGGTTTCGCCGGATTCGCGGCGGCCTACACGGCGCTCGCGGCTGTCCTTGCCGATCCGGCGGCGATGCGGCGCGTGATCGGCGAGGCGGCCGAGGACGCCTTCGACGAGGGCGTCGTCGCGCTGGAACTCGCCGTGAGTCCGCAGTTCGCCGTCGACGCCGGCCACACGGTCGAGGAGGTGTTGGCCGTCATGACCGAAGCCGCGCTCGACTCGTCGCGCGACACCGGGGTGTCGGTCAGGCTCATGGTCACGGTGGACCGGACACGATCCCCAGAGGAGGCCGAGTGCTTGGTACGCGCCGCCGTCGCGCACGCCGGCAGGGGAGTGGTGTCACTCGGGCTCGCCAACGACGAGGTCGGCCACCCGGCGACGCCGTTCGCCCGGGCCTTCGCGCTCGGCCGGGCCGCCGGGCTCCGCGTGGCGCCGCACGCGGGCGAGCTGGTGGGGCCGGACGCCGTCCGGGAAGCGATCGACGTCCTGGGCGCCGATCGCGTCCAGCACGGTGTCCGGGCCGTCGAGGACCCGGTGCTCGTCGAACGGCTCGCGCGGGAGGGTGTGCAGCTCGACGTGTGTCCGACCTCGAACGTCGCGCTCGGCGTCGTGTCGACCCTCAGCGTCCATCCGCTCCGCGCGTTGCTCAGCGCCGGGGTTCCCTGTTCCATCAACGCGGACGACCCGCTCCTGTTCGGCACCACCGTCCTCGGCGAGTACGAACTGGCACGGCGCGATCTCGGCCTGTCTGACGATGAGCTCGCCACGTGTGCTCGCACCTCGATCCGAGCGGCGAGCATGCCCGACGCGCTCCGGGGTGCGGCTCTCGATGCCATCGACACCTGGGTGCGTGCCTGA
- a CDS encoding winged helix-turn-helix domain-containing protein: MDRGEDPLIGLVVDHPRITSRRIAEELGVAESTARTRLGRLIASGRLRPTVLVHPDVAGRPALASLRIQLEDSCSPESFLDAGVLATAPWSAREADSGALRVQVAAPDLDALTVVVDAVRSQPGALGIATSVLWRVHVGARWEADRPDDAIWASRPRRAVDVVDAALIALLRDDGRASFTNLGAAVGLTVTATRRRVLRLVEDGLIRFATLLDHPGALRSEASVDLDVRPDRLAAVTQRLLRQDAVRYVVEQTGPWPLACFVVAPDTAELARAVASITVDVDVRDARTTPLLTVRDRMTWVEA; this comes from the coding sequence GTGGATCGGGGCGAGGACCCGCTCATCGGACTCGTTGTGGACCACCCGCGGATCACGAGTCGGCGGATCGCGGAGGAACTGGGCGTCGCCGAGTCGACCGCGCGGACGCGGCTCGGTCGACTGATCGCGAGCGGGCGGCTGCGACCGACCGTGCTCGTTCACCCCGATGTGGCCGGCCGACCTGCGCTCGCGTCGCTCCGCATCCAACTCGAGGACAGCTGCTCACCGGAATCCTTCCTCGACGCGGGGGTGCTCGCGACCGCACCGTGGTCGGCACGCGAAGCGGACAGTGGCGCTCTGCGCGTCCAGGTCGCCGCGCCGGACCTCGATGCTCTGACCGTCGTCGTCGATGCGGTACGGTCCCAGCCCGGCGCGCTGGGGATCGCCACGTCGGTGCTCTGGCGGGTCCACGTCGGAGCCCGGTGGGAGGCCGACCGTCCCGACGACGCCATCTGGGCATCACGACCCCGCCGTGCCGTCGACGTCGTCGACGCAGCGCTGATCGCGCTGCTGCGGGACGATGGTCGAGCGAGCTTCACGAACCTCGGCGCGGCGGTGGGCCTGACCGTCACCGCGACCCGGCGGCGCGTACTCCGCTTGGTCGAGGACGGTCTCATCCGGTTCGCGACGCTGCTCGACCACCCCGGAGCGCTCCGGTCGGAGGCATCGGTCGACCTGGATGTCCGTCCGGACCGGCTTGCCGCGGTCACCCAGCGTCTCCTGCGGCAGGACGCCGTGCGGTACGTCGTCGAACAGACGGGCCCGTGGCCGCTCGCCTGCTTCGTCGTGGCGCCCGACACCGCCGAGTTGGCTCGCGCGGTGGCCTCGATCACGGTGGACGTGGACGTGCGGGACGCGCGGACGACCCCGCTCCTCACGGTTCGCGACCGGATGACGTGGGTCGAGGCCTGA